ATCACGCCTTGCTGAAGGGCGGTATAGACCTCTCCCCAGGCCATGGGCGTCGGATCGGCACCTAAATTCCGGAAGGCCTCCATGTGGACCTCGTTCTCCATCGTCCTCAACTTCAATCCCCTGACATCCTCCGGTCGGTTGACCGGCCTCTTGTTATTGGTAAGGTTCCGGAAGCCGTTTTCCCAAAAGGCGATCCCCTTGATCCCCGCCTTTTCGAGCTCCTTCAAGAGACCTTCGCCGATGGGGCCATCGAGGACCTTGTCCACGTGGCTGTTGTCCCGGAAGAGGAAGGGAAGATCGACAACAAGCATCTGGGGGACGAAACCACCCATCGGGCCGGTGGAGGTCACGACCAGATCGATCGTCCCGATCTGGAGGCCTTCGACCAGCTCCCTCTCCCCTTTCCCGAGCTGTCCTGCGGGAAAGATGTCAATTTTCACCGCCCCCTTGGTCCGCTCCTGGACGAGCCGGGCAAGCTCGACGGAGCCCACATGGTAATGGGCGGAGGTGGAGACCATGTGGGCCAGCTTCAGGGTCATCGTCTGGGCCTCGACATGTCCGATGGCGCCGAGCGCCAGGAGGCCAATGGCCAACACCATGATGGAGACGATCTTCTTTCTCATCTTTCTTTCCCTCCTTAAAGGTCGATTTTTGAATTCTTCTCCAATCCCTAAATAGATCAGGCTTTCAGCTTCTCGAGCTCCTTTTCGTCGATGTGGAAGCTGTGCTGGTCGGTCGGAAACTTTCCTGTCAGCACTTCCTCCCGGTAGGCCTCGAAGGCCTTGAGCATCTGTTCGCTCAGGTTGACATATCGCTTGGCAAATTTGGGGGTGAAGCGGTCGAAGAGGCCGAGCATGTCATGGACGACCAGGACCTGACCGTCGCAGTGAACCCCTGCCCCGATTCCGATGACAGGGACCTTCAGCCGCTCGGTGATCTTCTGAGTGATGGCCGCGGGGATCGCCTCCACCAGGACCGAAAAGGCGCCGGCGTCCTCGAGGGAGAGGGCGTCGTCGATGATCTTCTGGGCAGCCTGGGCATCCTTTCCCTGAACCTTGAACCCTCCGAGCATGGAGATGGTCTGGGGCGTCAACCCGATGTGGCCCATGACAGGAATGCCGGCCTTCACGATGGCCCTCACGATCTCCTGGACGCTCGCCCCCCCTTCCAGCTTGACGGCGTCGGCCTTGCCTTCCTTCATAAAACGGCCCGCATTGAAGATGGCCTCTCTTTCGGAGGTGTTGTAGGACATGAAGGGCATATCGCCGATGATGAGGGCGTATTTCGCGCCCCGGGTGACCGCTTTGGTATGGTGGATCATCTCCTCCATCGTGACGGGGATGGTATTTTCATAGCCCAAAACCGTCATGCCGAGGGAGTCGCCCACCAGGATGATGTCGATCCCGGCCCGATCGACCAGGAGGGCTGTGGGGTAGTCATAGGCCGTGAGCATGGTGATCTTCCGACCCTCCCTCTTCATCGCCTGGATGTCCACAGGAGTCAACTTTTTTCGTTCCATCCTTCCCTCCGGAAAGAAGAATCTGAACTAAAATTGTTTTTCGATCACTTTGATCAGGTCCGTGATCATCCGGTTGTAGGGGACCGATAGGCCGAGACGTTCGGCCTCCCTCACCAGGGCACCGTTGATGGCGTCGATCTCGGTCCTGCGCTTCCGGTCGAGGTCCTGGCCCATGGAGCAGCGATTCTCCCGGGTGGCCTCGAGAACGGCCTTCACCCGCTCCAGGGGGTTTCCCTCGATCCGAATCCCCTTCCTTCGGGCGACCTCTACCGCTTCGGAGACGAGGGCTTCCAGGATCCTCAGGGATTCGGGGTGATCGAGGATCTGACCGTTCTTCAACCCGGTGATGGCGGCCAGGGCATTGAGCCCCGCATTGACGAAGAGCTTCTCCCAGACGAGGTCGTGGATGCGGGGAGAGACCTCGGTCTCGATCCCTGCCTTCTGGAAGGTCCGGGCGATCCGGATGACCCGTTCCGTGATCGTCCCGTCGAGCTCTCCCACATAGGTCTTGCCCCATCCCGCATGGCGGATCCTGCCGGGTCCGATAAGCGTCGCTCCCTGACCCGTCACACCCAGGATCACCTTCTTTCGGTCGACGAATCGGCAGAGGACCTCTTCGTTTCCGAGGCCGTTCTGGAGGGTGAGAAAGAGCGTATCCTCCTTCTCGAGGACCAGGGAGTCCTTGACCGCCTGTTCGGTATGGTAGGTTTTAACGAAGTAGAGGACGAGATCGGCCTTGCCTATGGCAGTCAGATCGGCGGTGGCCCGAACAGGGATATTCTGTATCTTGTCCCTCTCTTCGATCACGAGGCCCTGGGTGCGGATGGCTTCGATGTGTTCTTTCCAGATATCGAACAGCCATACCTCTTCGCCTTTTAAGGCCAGAAGGCCACCGAAGAGGCTTCCCATCGCGACCGCGCCGATGACGACGGTCTTCATCCCGACAACCTGCCTCCGGAAAGATAAATGAAAAGTTAACACAGCATCAAACGATATTCAATCGTCTCTTTTCCTTTTTCCCCATGGCCGCGATCACGTTTGAATGGAAATAAAGGAAATAAAAATGTTGTTGTTCTCCCGAGTGAGTTATAGTATAGATAGATGACCCCGGAGGTCTATCCATGATCGAGATCCGTTTTCACGGCAGGGGGGGCCAGGGCGCGGTGGTGGCCTCCAAAGTCCTTGCGGTCGCCTTTTTCCACGAAGGGTTTTACGTCCAATCCTTTCCCGCCTTCGGGGTTGAGAGGAGAGGGGCCCCTGTGATGGCCTTTCTGAGGGTGGACCGCCAGCCCATCCTCCTGAGGACGAACATCTATCGGCCCGACCACCTCATCGTCTTGGATCCCACCCTCATCGGAGCGGTCGATGTGACCACCGGGCTGAAACCGGACGGGTGGGTCGTCATCAATTCCCATCAATCTCCCGAGTTCTTTCATCCCTTTTTGAAAGGCTATCGGGTCGCCACGGTCGATGCCACCTCCATCGCCATTCGGAACGGTCTGGGCACCCGGACCAATCCGATCGTCAATACGGCCATTTTAGGGGCCTTCGCAAGGGTGACGGGCCTGGTGGGGATAGATTCGGTCGGCCTCTCCATCCGGGAGGAAACCCCGGGAAAGAAGGACGAGAATGCGAGGGCGGCCCGGGAGGCCTATAACGAAGTCAGATTCGAGATTGGAAATTCCAAATCCCCCGTCGGGATGTTGGATTTGCCTTAAGGGTCGTCCCTCGATTCCAAGTGGAAGGGCAACGATGAGCAATCCTATAACTTTCAAAGAGGCTTCCGAGATGCCGATGGTCGCGGTCTCCTGCGGGGACATGGCGTGGAACAGGACCGGCGCCTGGAGGGCCCAGCGTCCCTTTTACGAGGACAAGACCCCTCCCTGCAGTGCTGCCTGTCCTGCAGGAAATGACATCGTCGGCTTCATCCAGAAGGTGGCCGAGGAAGACTTCGAAGGGGCCTTCCGGATCCTCACCGAGGAGAATCCCTTTCCAGGGGTCTGCGGCCGGGTCTGTTTCCATCCCTGTGAGACGAAGTGTAACAGGGGTTCCTTCGACGAACCGATCGCCATCCATGCCTTGGAGCGGTTCGTGGCGGAGGTCGCCTCCCTCTCCGGCAGGCCGGTCGAAAGGGTCGGTGAGAAGAAAAAGGAGAAGGTCGCCATCGTCGGCTCAGGGCCGGCAGGGATGAGCTGTGCCTACCATCTTGCGAGGCTCGGTTACGACGTCACCGTCTTCGAATCCTTCTCCAAGGCCGGCGGTCTCTTGAGGATGGCCATCCCCTCCTACCGGTTGCCCAGGGACGTCTTGGATAGGGAACTTTCCCGGATCGAGGCCCTCGGCGTCCAAATCCGGACAGGCGTCCAC
This sequence is a window from Thermodesulfobacteriota bacterium. Protein-coding genes within it:
- a CDS encoding 2-dehydropantoate 2-reductase, giving the protein MKTVVIGAVAMGSLFGGLLALKGEEVWLFDIWKEHIEAIRTQGLVIEERDKIQNIPVRATADLTAIGKADLVLYFVKTYHTEQAVKDSLVLEKEDTLFLTLQNGLGNEEVLCRFVDRKKVILGVTGQGATLIGPGRIRHAGWGKTYVGELDGTITERVIRIARTFQKAGIETEVSPRIHDLVWEKLFVNAGLNALAAITGLKNGQILDHPESLRILEALVSEAVEVARRKGIRIEGNPLERVKAVLEATRENRCSMGQDLDRKRRTEIDAINGALVREAERLGLSVPYNRMITDLIKVIEKQF
- a CDS encoding TRAP transporter substrate-binding protein → MRKKIVSIMVLAIGLLALGAIGHVEAQTMTLKLAHMVSTSAHYHVGSVELARLVQERTKGAVKIDIFPAGQLGKGERELVEGLQIGTIDLVVTSTGPMGGFVPQMLVVDLPFLFRDNSHVDKVLDGPIGEGLLKELEKAGIKGIAFWENGFRNLTNNKRPVNRPEDVRGLKLRTMENEVHMEAFRNLGADPTPMAWGEVYTALQQGVIDGQENPIGIIRTHKIYEVNKHLALTGHVYSPALLLMNDKKFKGLSPDFQKIFVEAGREAAKFERRFNRESEAKWLEELKGFGMLITTPEKSAFQKATEPTYKKYEGRFGKELIDRIVQTR
- the panB gene encoding 3-methyl-2-oxobutanoate hydroxymethyltransferase, with translation MERKKLTPVDIQAMKREGRKITMLTAYDYPTALLVDRAGIDIILVGDSLGMTVLGYENTIPVTMEEMIHHTKAVTRGAKYALIIGDMPFMSYNTSEREAIFNAGRFMKEGKADAVKLEGGASVQEIVRAIVKAGIPVMGHIGLTPQTISMLGGFKVQGKDAQAAQKIIDDALSLEDAGAFSVLVEAIPAAITQKITERLKVPVIGIGAGVHCDGQVLVVHDMLGLFDRFTPKFAKRYVNLSEQMLKAFEAYREEVLTGKFPTDQHSFHIDEKELEKLKA
- a CDS encoding 2-oxoacid:acceptor oxidoreductase family protein; its protein translation is MIEIRFHGRGGQGAVVASKVLAVAFFHEGFYVQSFPAFGVERRGAPVMAFLRVDRQPILLRTNIYRPDHLIVLDPTLIGAVDVTTGLKPDGWVVINSHQSPEFFHPFLKGYRVATVDATSIAIRNGLGTRTNPIVNTAILGAFARVTGLVGIDSVGLSIREETPGKKDENARAAREAYNEVRFEIGNSKSPVGMLDLP